A region from the Nocardia terpenica genome encodes:
- a CDS encoding GGDEF domain-containing protein, giving the protein MTDDRSSLRTWWRDDPDYRWPIRALAAHDVLRPLKLAIGIGGLASAAVAASAALSWGPDGAISRPLEWVVAVLGVLWWLRWWLLPWPSAVESLTLFAIADIGTTAAGLGSPDVVGRAIAVLVLMVTGLYATFFHSPRILAAHIVWLSVSVAVLSVPMFAEGYAAVASALILVTVTISAVVLPGVQYGYWVLRTETLCDPLTSLLSRRGLDDRCRSLLDCGSCLPTCVMVVDLDGFKRINDRFGHRTGDEVLMSVADRLRAAAPAAAVVARIGGEEFAVLSRLSESAAHAVAENLRGAIARSTASIPVTASIGVAVCAAPDLRQHRARPFVNTLLDRADAAMYQAKRRGGNTVVVEA; this is encoded by the coding sequence GTGACCGATGATCGCAGTTCACTGCGCACCTGGTGGCGCGATGACCCCGACTACCGATGGCCGATCCGGGCGCTGGCGGCGCACGACGTGCTCAGACCGCTGAAGCTGGCCATCGGCATCGGCGGGCTCGCCAGCGCGGCGGTCGCGGCGTCGGCGGCGCTGTCGTGGGGGCCGGACGGTGCGATCTCGCGCCCGCTGGAGTGGGTGGTCGCGGTGCTGGGCGTGCTGTGGTGGCTGCGCTGGTGGCTGCTGCCGTGGCCCTCGGCGGTCGAGTCGCTGACGCTGTTCGCCATCGCCGATATCGGCACCACCGCCGCGGGCCTGGGCAGCCCGGATGTGGTCGGCAGGGCCATCGCGGTGCTGGTGCTGATGGTGACGGGCCTGTACGCGACCTTCTTCCACAGTCCGAGAATCCTTGCCGCCCATATCGTCTGGTTGTCGGTGTCGGTGGCGGTGCTGTCGGTCCCGATGTTCGCCGAGGGTTATGCGGCCGTGGCGTCGGCGCTGATCCTGGTCACGGTGACGATCTCGGCGGTGGTGCTGCCCGGCGTGCAATACGGGTACTGGGTGCTGCGCACCGAAACGCTGTGCGACCCGCTGACCTCGCTGCTGAGCCGCCGCGGGCTCGACGACCGCTGCCGATCCCTGCTGGACTGCGGCAGCTGCCTGCCGACCTGCGTGATGGTGGTGGATCTGGACGGGTTCAAACGCATCAACGACCGCTTCGGTCACCGCACCGGCGACGAAGTGCTCATGTCCGTGGCCGACCGCCTGCGTGCCGCCGCCCCCGCCGCCGCCGTCGTGGCCCGCATCGGCGGTGAGGAATTCGCGGTCCTGAGCCGCCTGTCCGAATCGGCGGCGCACGCCGTCGCCGAGAACCTGCGCGGCGCCATCGCCCGCTCCACCGCCTCGATTCCGGTCACCGCCAGCATCGGCGTCGCCGTGTGCGCCGCCCCCGACCTGCGCCAGCACCGCGCCCGCCCCTTCGTCAACACCCTGCTCGACCGCGCCGACGCCGCCATGTATCAGGCGAAACGGCGCGGCGGCAATACCGTCGTCGTCGAGGCGTGA
- a CDS encoding alpha/beta hydrolase has translation MIGSALVAGSDPDPSGLARFYHQRLEWKRCGVEELDSAGAQCANVVVPLDYSAPRARTTTVAISRIRAGNAELRRGVLLSNPGGPGGEGLDSVGLIGDVLAPEVVARYDLIGMDPRGVGRSEHTRPCGWAVGEMIRSAGLTESGFRHDSVEAAGMAHTCLTTGDPAELRQLTTRNTARDMDVIRAVLGAGKLDYYGVSYGTYLGEVYTQMFPAHSGRMVFDSSIDPDRYWEGMVQDWGPADEAALDDWARWVAAREDTYHFGTTAAEVRARIEDLIRAAAHQPIIVDDFPVDDHWLPFILHNYLNNFRLNAALADIVRELADTIGRPPATAHTPRLRSVLTALRDGENSALARIACADAPAPTDPQWYRRRIDLTRTTEPVFGALANNIQPCAYWPRPAEPPTRVHNSVPALLVQSTGDPRTPYDHAQRLHRAMPASRLVTLRNTRIHMTFRTGLSTCLNDAINAYYSDGILPPADTSCDPDHPAE, from the coding sequence GTGATCGGATCGGCACTGGTGGCAGGGTCGGATCCGGATCCCAGTGGATTGGCCCGGTTCTATCACCAGCGCCTCGAGTGGAAGCGGTGCGGCGTCGAGGAGTTGGACAGCGCGGGGGCGCAGTGCGCGAATGTGGTGGTACCGCTGGATTACTCGGCGCCGCGCGCTCGCACCACGACGGTGGCGATTTCCCGGATCAGGGCGGGCAATGCGGAGCTGCGCCGCGGTGTGCTGCTGTCGAATCCGGGTGGTCCCGGCGGGGAGGGGCTCGACAGCGTGGGATTGATCGGCGATGTGCTGGCACCGGAGGTGGTGGCCCGCTACGACCTGATCGGGATGGATCCGCGCGGGGTGGGACGGTCCGAACACACCCGGCCCTGCGGCTGGGCGGTGGGCGAGATGATCCGATCGGCCGGTCTCACCGAGTCCGGCTTCCGCCACGACAGTGTCGAGGCCGCCGGAATGGCACACACCTGCCTGACCACCGGCGACCCGGCCGAGCTGCGGCAACTGACCACACGCAACACCGCCCGCGACATGGACGTGATCCGGGCGGTGCTGGGCGCGGGGAAGCTGGATTACTACGGCGTCTCCTACGGCACCTATCTGGGTGAGGTGTACACCCAGATGTTCCCGGCGCACAGCGGCCGGATGGTCTTCGACAGTTCGATCGACCCCGACCGGTACTGGGAGGGCATGGTCCAGGACTGGGGGCCCGCCGACGAAGCCGCGCTGGACGACTGGGCGCGCTGGGTCGCGGCCCGCGAGGACACCTACCACTTCGGGACCACCGCCGCCGAGGTGCGCGCCCGGATCGAGGACCTGATCCGCGCCGCCGCACACCAGCCGATCATCGTCGACGATTTCCCGGTCGACGATCATTGGCTGCCGTTCATTCTGCACAACTACCTCAACAACTTTCGCCTGAACGCGGCACTGGCCGACATCGTGCGCGAATTGGCCGACACCATCGGCCGACCTCCCGCCACCGCGCACACCCCCCGCCTGCGCTCGGTGCTGACGGCGTTACGCGACGGCGAGAATTCCGCCCTCGCCCGGATCGCCTGCGCCGACGCCCCCGCCCCCACCGACCCCCAGTGGTACCGCCGCCGCATCGACCTCACCCGCACCACCGAACCGGTCTTCGGCGCACTGGCCAACAACATCCAGCCCTGCGCCTACTGGCCCCGCCCCGCCGAACCTCCCACCCGAGTACACAATTCGGTGCCCGCCCTGCTGGTCCAGTCCACCGGCGACCCCCGCACCCCGTATGACCACGCCCAGCGCCTGCACCGCGCGATGCCCGCTTCTCGCCTGGTCACCCTGCGAAACACCCGCATTCACATGACCTTCCGCACCGGCCTGAGCACCTGCCTCAACGACGCGATCAACGCCTACTACAGCGACGGCATCCTCCCGCCCGCCGACACCTCCTGCGACCCCGACCATCCCGCAGAGTGA
- a CDS encoding MFS transporter produces the protein MLTALRAARSLPPTVRLLLVNQFGVYLGFYLLIPFLATHLRDDLRLSTGVVGAIIGVRSLSQQGLTLLGGSAADRIGCRPLIIAGCLLRAVGFAAFAVVNSVAGLVLAAIVTGVAGAVFSPATRAYLAYESGPQRLQAFSLFNVAGETGTLIGPLLGSVLLAVDFRLVAAVAAVVFTALTVAQLLALPPRPVTPSGQSVLADWREVVGNRRFLLYVCATAAIFVLYNQLYLTLPLEAARASGFAGSAALLFTASTVVTLGLQVRITDRCQRRGSSPAWIAVGTALCGLAFAPAAIGATVQRAAGSAGLWAALPALAPTLLATVVLTLGVAVAQPFALDLTTDFARPALTGTYLGVFATASGIAAVVSNTVVGYSVDLGARLGTPWLPWLLLGGYGIGSAALIAVMRARSLFPPAASGTVRPQRT, from the coding sequence ATGCTGACCGCGTTGCGGGCGGCGCGGTCGCTGCCGCCGACCGTGCGGCTGTTGCTGGTCAACCAGTTCGGCGTCTACCTCGGCTTCTACCTGCTGATCCCGTTTCTCGCCACGCATCTGCGCGACGATCTGCGCCTGAGCACGGGGGTGGTGGGGGCGATCATCGGGGTGCGCAGCCTCAGCCAGCAGGGGCTGACCCTGCTGGGCGGGTCGGCCGCCGACCGGATCGGGTGCCGGCCGTTGATCATCGCCGGATGTCTGCTGCGCGCCGTGGGTTTCGCGGCCTTCGCGGTGGTGAACAGCGTCGCCGGGCTGGTGCTGGCCGCGATCGTGACCGGGGTGGCGGGCGCGGTGTTCAGCCCGGCCACCCGCGCCTACCTCGCCTACGAGTCCGGACCGCAACGGCTGCAAGCGTTTTCGCTGTTCAATGTGGCGGGGGAGACCGGCACCCTGATCGGCCCGCTGCTGGGCAGCGTGCTGCTCGCGGTCGATTTCCGGCTGGTGGCGGCGGTGGCGGCGGTGGTGTTCACCGCGTTGACCGTCGCGCAGCTGCTGGCGCTGCCGCCGCGCCCGGTCACCCCGTCGGGCCAGTCGGTGCTCGCCGACTGGCGCGAAGTGGTCGGCAACCGCCGCTTCCTGCTCTACGTGTGCGCCACCGCCGCGATCTTCGTGCTGTACAACCAGCTCTACCTGACGCTGCCGCTGGAGGCCGCGCGCGCCTCCGGTTTCGCGGGGTCGGCCGCGCTGCTGTTCACCGCGTCCACCGTCGTGACCCTCGGCCTGCAGGTGCGCATCACCGACCGATGCCAGCGCCGCGGATCGTCCCCGGCGTGGATCGCGGTGGGAACGGCGTTGTGCGGGTTGGCATTCGCCCCGGCCGCCATCGGCGCCACCGTGCAGCGGGCGGCCGGGTCGGCGGGGCTGTGGGCGGCGCTGCCCGCGCTGGCGCCGACGCTGCTGGCCACGGTGGTGCTGACGCTCGGGGTGGCGGTGGCCCAACCGTTCGCGCTGGATCTGACCACCGACTTCGCGCGCCCCGCCCTGACCGGCACCTACCTGGGCGTGTTCGCGACGGCGTCGGGGATCGCGGCGGTGGTGAGCAACACCGTCGTCGGTTACAGCGTCGACCTCGGCGCCCGCCTGGGGACGCCGTGGCTGCCGTGGCTGCTGCTGGGCGGCTACGGGATCGGCAGTGCCGCCCTGATCGCGGTGATGCGGGCGCGCTCGCTGTTCCCGCCCGCGGCGTCGGGAACCGTTCGACCACAGAGGACGTGA
- the yczE gene encoding membrane protein YczE: MTPRFVLRRRNAVEQLRAGRKLRRFPQLLVGLLGYGASVMVLVSSGLGAASWSVLTEGVSRSIGISFGTATNLIAVAVLLAWFPMRELPGVGTLLNVVLVGVAADATASIVPRPTGLVAQAMYLILGIIGLAFFDAVYLGAQFGAGPRDGLMTGLVRLTRRPIAVVRTGIEVAVAVTGWLLGGAVGIGTVLIALTMGPLVGYFLPRVAVDIPEEQPPATVP, from the coding sequence ATGACCCCTCGCTTCGTCCTCCGCCGCCGCAACGCCGTCGAGCAACTGCGCGCCGGGCGGAAGCTGCGCCGATTCCCGCAGCTACTGGTCGGCCTGCTCGGTTACGGCGCCTCGGTGATGGTGCTGGTGAGCTCGGGGCTCGGCGCGGCCAGCTGGAGCGTGCTCACCGAGGGAGTGTCGAGATCGATCGGGATCTCCTTCGGCACGGCGACCAACCTCATCGCGGTGGCCGTGCTCCTGGCCTGGTTCCCGATGCGGGAATTACCGGGCGTGGGAACGCTTCTCAATGTGGTGCTGGTCGGGGTGGCCGCCGATGCGACGGCGTCGATCGTTCCCCGGCCGACCGGCCTCGTGGCGCAGGCGATGTATCTGATCCTCGGCATCATCGGGCTCGCCTTCTTCGACGCGGTCTACCTGGGCGCGCAGTTCGGCGCCGGGCCCCGCGACGGCCTGATGACCGGCCTGGTCCGGCTCACCCGGCGCCCGATTGCGGTGGTACGCACCGGCATCGAGGTCGCCGTCGCCGTCACCGGCTGGCTGCTCGGCGGCGCCGTCGGCATCGGGACCGTGCTCATCGCGCTCACCATGGGCCCGCTCGTCGGCTACTTCCTGCCGCGGGTCGCCGTCGACATCCCCGAGGAGCAGCCGCCCGCCACAGTGCCGTAG
- a CDS encoding Gfo/Idh/MocA family protein, which produces MKIALLGTGFGQAHAAAYATRADVEVTVFGRRPEALRPLADRYGFATTTDLDSVFADPTVELIDICLPTGLHPATALRALDAGKHVLTELPLAADMALAQRVADAARAGDRQVFVDMYDRFLPANQLLFDAVASGGYGRLRHLAVDLATALLWPGVDIGLAQIALDMMHGDIDVIVQTLGAPATLDITATAGGPGTAVVDAVLGYPDATARCCACSLMPMPYGARGGYRATFTDAVLTATFTHGFDGKPTTTVSTCTADGEDTTQLPDADPYAAMIDHVLACLRGQATNRIAPDSVLDALAVTLDIDAVVNPR; this is translated from the coding sequence ATGAAGATCGCCCTGCTGGGCACCGGATTCGGGCAGGCCCACGCCGCGGCGTATGCCACGCGCGCCGACGTCGAGGTGACGGTGTTCGGCCGTCGCCCCGAGGCGCTGCGACCGCTGGCCGATCGCTACGGATTCGCCACCACCACCGACCTGGACTCGGTATTCGCCGACCCCACCGTCGAACTCATCGATATCTGCCTGCCGACCGGCCTGCACCCCGCCACCGCGCTGCGCGCCCTGGACGCGGGCAAACACGTGCTCACCGAATTGCCCCTGGCCGCCGATATGGCGCTGGCGCAGCGGGTGGCCGACGCGGCGCGCGCCGGTGACCGGCAGGTCTTCGTCGACATGTACGACCGGTTCCTGCCCGCGAACCAGCTCCTGTTCGACGCGGTCGCCTCCGGCGGATACGGGCGGCTGCGGCATCTGGCCGTCGACCTGGCCACGGCGCTGCTGTGGCCGGGAGTCGACATCGGGCTGGCACAGATCGCACTCGACATGATGCACGGCGACATCGACGTCATCGTCCAAACCCTCGGCGCCCCCGCGACTCTCGACATCACCGCCACCGCGGGCGGCCCCGGCACCGCCGTGGTGGACGCGGTCCTCGGCTACCCGGACGCGACGGCCCGCTGCTGCGCCTGCTCCTTGATGCCGATGCCTTACGGTGCGCGCGGCGGCTACCGCGCCACCTTCACCGACGCCGTCCTCACCGCCACCTTCACCCACGGCTTCGACGGCAAACCCACCACCACGGTCAGCACCTGCACCGCCGACGGCGAGGACACGACACAACTCCCCGACGCCGACCCCTATGCGGCCATGATCGACCACGTCCTGGCCTGCCTGCGCGGGCAGGCAACCAACCGGATAGCCCCCGACAGCGTCCTGGATGCCCTCGCGGTGACCCTCGACATCGACGCCGTCGTCAACCCGCGCTGA
- a CDS encoding PLP-dependent cysteine synthase family protein — MNEVVVQDPAEIPAALIAAPGAARRPHALVGNTPVLWVGAPLAPRGRGFWAKLEGFNPGGMKDRPALHMVRRAEQRGELAPGARIVESSSGTFGLGLALAGLVARHPITMVTDPGLEPILARMLAAFGTRIEVVAEPHPVGGWQQARRERVAELLAREPDSWCPDQYGNPDNVDGYESLALELVGQLGRVDVLVCSVGTGGHSAGVSRVLRRFNPGLKLIGVDTVASTIFGQPAGPRLMRGLGSSIHPRNVDYAAFDEIHWVAPAEAVWACRTLAASHYATGGWSVGAVALVAGWAAGVFESDVRIVAVFPDGPHRYFDTVYNDAYCAEHGLLVADPPVGPDTIARTTERVVTSWTRCAAVADPSPLRGRAEAAS, encoded by the coding sequence ATGAACGAGGTTGTGGTCCAGGACCCGGCCGAGATACCGGCGGCGCTGATCGCGGCGCCGGGTGCGGCGCGGCGACCGCACGCGCTGGTCGGCAATACCCCGGTGCTGTGGGTGGGTGCGCCGCTGGCCCCGCGCGGCCGCGGATTCTGGGCGAAACTGGAGGGGTTCAATCCCGGCGGGATGAAGGACCGGCCCGCGCTGCACATGGTGCGCCGCGCCGAACAGCGCGGCGAGCTGGCGCCCGGGGCGCGGATCGTCGAATCGTCCAGCGGCACTTTTGGTTTGGGGCTGGCGCTGGCCGGGCTCGTGGCCCGTCATCCGATCACCATGGTGACCGATCCCGGCCTGGAGCCGATCCTGGCGCGCATGCTCGCGGCGTTCGGGACGCGGATCGAGGTGGTGGCCGAGCCGCACCCGGTCGGCGGCTGGCAGCAGGCGCGCCGCGAGCGCGTGGCCGAACTGCTGGCCCGCGAACCGGATTCGTGGTGCCCGGATCAGTACGGTAATCCCGACAATGTCGACGGCTACGAGTCGCTGGCGCTGGAGTTGGTGGGGCAGCTGGGCCGGGTGGATGTGCTGGTGTGCTCGGTGGGCACCGGCGGGCATTCGGCGGGGGTGTCGCGGGTGTTGCGGCGGTTCAATCCGGGGTTGAAGCTCATCGGCGTGGATACGGTCGCCTCGACCATTTTCGGTCAGCCCGCAGGGCCGCGGCTGATGCGGGGGCTGGGGTCGAGCATTCATCCGCGCAATGTCGACTATGCGGCGTTCGACGAAATCCATTGGGTGGCACCGGCGGAGGCCGTGTGGGCGTGTCGCACCCTGGCCGCATCCCACTACGCGACGGGCGGCTGGAGCGTGGGGGCGGTCGCGCTGGTGGCGGGCTGGGCGGCGGGGGTGTTCGAGTCGGATGTGCGGATCGTGGCCGTGTTCCCCGACGGCCCGCACCGCTATTTCGACACCGTCTACAACGACGCGTACTGCGCCGAACACGGCCTGCTCGTGGCCGATCCGCCGGTCGGGCCCGACACGATCGCGCGGACGACCGAGCGGGTGGTGACCTCCTGGACCCGATGCGCGGCCGTCGCGGACCCGAGCCCGCTGCGCGGCCGCGCCGAGGCGGCCTCGTGA
- a CDS encoding DUF1003 domain-containing protein has protein sequence MTSGSHATDPRHSPVSMADQRVGVNDAVAAAVTRWVGSMPALYAVLVVFGAYMTLATWWGPLHRLDPYPFPFLLFVNNIAQLVLCLIILVGQRVLSAAADRRAVQTYENTESIFTLVADLQSHLDRQDRALSRGLSLLESSPHPWIEQHHVRHPPQARDQVVTRNDRIAAWLTERVGSVWAFYLAAGTQVLWILLAVAGVQRFDPYPFLFMTFLSTLAQLLFMIVIMVGQDVLGRAGDRRSEQTFLDAEAILHECRQMKARLTAQDRVIDSLTGYITARVTDQLAQAVHDTSERVAHQARVHEAMTTGEAPADAHVLRRWEELPDTERERDRVQARRIGENLATIGCFMVPAGDPELEVTFDDDEVRLLARLEYDRWMEERIATRAANLAASHDADDALPLPWDELPDAARVRHLQAARRIPIMVSRAGFQVLRGRPRRPAQRRTQAAASITVRSGCR, from the coding sequence TTGACCAGCGGTAGCCACGCGACCGACCCGCGGCACTCACCGGTATCGATGGCCGATCAGCGGGTCGGGGTGAACGACGCGGTCGCCGCGGCGGTGACCCGATGGGTGGGATCGATGCCCGCGCTGTATGCGGTGCTGGTGGTGTTCGGCGCGTATATGACGCTGGCGACCTGGTGGGGGCCGCTGCATCGGCTCGACCCGTACCCGTTCCCGTTCCTGCTGTTCGTCAACAATATCGCGCAGCTGGTGTTGTGCCTGATCATCCTGGTCGGGCAGCGGGTGTTGAGCGCGGCGGCCGACCGGCGCGCGGTGCAGACCTACGAGAACACCGAGTCGATCTTCACGCTGGTGGCCGATCTGCAGTCGCACCTGGATCGGCAGGATCGGGCGCTGAGCCGGGGGCTGAGCCTGCTGGAGTCGAGCCCGCACCCGTGGATCGAGCAGCATCACGTGCGGCATCCGCCGCAGGCCCGCGATCAGGTGGTGACCCGCAACGACCGGATCGCGGCGTGGCTCACCGAGCGGGTGGGCAGCGTGTGGGCGTTCTATCTGGCCGCCGGGACGCAGGTGCTGTGGATCCTGCTGGCGGTGGCCGGGGTTCAGCGGTTCGACCCGTACCCGTTCCTGTTCATGACGTTCCTGTCGACCCTGGCGCAGCTGCTGTTCATGATCGTGATCATGGTGGGTCAGGATGTCCTCGGCCGGGCCGGTGATCGCCGCTCCGAGCAGACCTTCCTCGACGCCGAGGCGATCCTGCACGAGTGCCGGCAGATGAAGGCCCGCCTGACCGCGCAGGATCGGGTCATCGACAGCCTCACCGGCTACATCACCGCCCGGGTCACCGATCAGCTGGCGCAGGCGGTGCACGACACCAGCGAGCGGGTGGCGCATCAGGCCCGGGTGCACGAGGCCATGACCACCGGCGAGGCTCCCGCCGATGCCCACGTGCTGCGCCGCTGGGAGGAGTTGCCCGACACCGAACGCGAGCGGGATCGGGTGCAGGCCCGGCGCATCGGGGAGAACCTGGCCACGATCGGATGCTTCATGGTGCCCGCCGGTGACCCGGAGCTCGAGGTCACCTTCGACGACGACGAGGTGCGGTTGCTGGCCCGGCTGGAATACGACCGGTGGATGGAGGAGCGGATCGCGACCCGCGCGGCGAATCTCGCCGCCTCCCACGACGCCGACGACGCGCTGCCCCTGCCGTGGGACGAGTTGCCCGACGCCGCGCGCGTGCGGCATCTGCAGGCCGCGCGCCGCATCCCGATCATGGTGTCGCGGGCGGGATTTCAGGTCCTGCGCGGCAGGCCGCGCCGCCCGGCCCAGCGGAGAACCCAGGCGGCTGCGTCGATCACCGTCCGGTCCGGCTGTCGCTGA
- a CDS encoding heparan-alpha-glucosaminide N-acetyltransferase domain-containing protein, with protein MSDSMAPSRVVGLDAARGLAVLGMFAVHVGPHPGEPGAGWLEIFSGRSSALFAVLAGVSLALLSGGERMPAGRAGRRVLVRIAARAVVIALIGLALVQLRTPVMVILFYYGVFFLLCLPLLRLRPRTLALIAFAWAIAGPIVSFLIRERLAQNSFGGSPAFAMFGSWSGVREASEMTLLTGAYPVLTWMPFLLAGLALGRTGIRSMRPALPLGIGAALIALGYGGSWLAQHRLGGRRHLLDMLTAMLAESGTPFDAGKLLDAGGGFGAVPTTSWWWLTVASPHSGTPFDVLGATGVAFAVLGALLAVTARLHAPLYPLIAAGSCALSLYVLQIIAIHLLMPVPDDPDAPLPDSGLHQPSWQLLTLFVAGSLLLATLWRSLFRRGPIEWALHELTLRFTTLLLPSRRPSSNYSGT; from the coding sequence ATGAGCGACTCCATGGCCCCGTCGCGGGTCGTCGGCCTGGACGCGGCGCGCGGCCTGGCGGTTCTGGGCATGTTCGCGGTGCATGTCGGACCTCATCCCGGGGAGCCGGGCGCGGGGTGGCTGGAGATTTTCTCGGGCCGGTCCTCGGCGCTGTTCGCGGTGCTCGCGGGTGTTTCGCTGGCGCTGCTGTCGGGCGGTGAGCGGATGCCCGCGGGCCGGGCGGGGCGCAGGGTGCTGGTTCGGATCGCCGCGCGGGCGGTCGTCATCGCGCTGATCGGTCTGGCCCTCGTGCAACTGCGCACACCGGTGATGGTGATTCTGTTCTACTACGGCGTCTTCTTCCTACTCTGCTTGCCGCTGTTGCGATTACGCCCGCGGACCCTGGCCCTGATCGCGTTCGCCTGGGCGATCGCCGGTCCGATCGTCTCCTTCCTGATCCGAGAACGATTGGCACAGAACAGCTTCGGTGGCAGCCCGGCGTTCGCGATGTTCGGGTCGTGGTCCGGTGTGCGCGAGGCATCGGAGATGACACTGCTCACCGGCGCCTACCCGGTGCTGACCTGGATGCCGTTCCTGCTGGCCGGACTCGCCCTGGGCCGCACCGGTATCCGCTCGATGCGCCCGGCGCTGCCCCTGGGCATCGGCGCCGCGCTCATCGCCCTCGGCTACGGTGGTTCCTGGCTGGCCCAGCATCGGCTGGGCGGGCGTCGGCACCTGCTGGACATGCTCACCGCGATGCTCGCCGAGTCCGGCACCCCGTTCGATGCCGGGAAACTCCTCGACGCGGGCGGCGGGTTCGGCGCGGTGCCGACGACCAGTTGGTGGTGGCTGACGGTCGCGAGCCCGCACTCCGGGACACCGTTCGACGTCCTCGGCGCGACCGGCGTCGCCTTCGCGGTACTCGGTGCGCTGCTGGCCGTGACCGCCCGCCTGCACGCCCCGCTGTACCCGCTCATCGCCGCCGGTTCCTGCGCCCTCAGCCTGTACGTCCTGCAGATCATCGCGATCCACCTGCTGATGCCCGTCCCCGACGACCCCGACGCCCCGCTCCCCGACAGCGGGCTGCATCAGCCGTCGTGGCAGCTACTCACCCTGTTCGTCGCGGGCTCGCTGCTGCTGGCGACCCTCTGGCGCAGCCTGTTTCGCCGCGGCCCGATCGAATGGGCACTGCACGAACTCACCCTCCGATTCACCACCCTGCTGCTACCGAGCCGACGGCCGAGCTCGAATTACAGTGGGACATAA
- a CDS encoding PLP-dependent cysteine synthase family protein, which translates to MKYDSITDLIGGTPLVRLHRLTRPSDAAVWVKLECLNPSGSVKARPALAMIREALRTGELTPDGTIVEATSGNLGIALAMIGAALGIRTEIMVDPRTPRFSVGAIAAYGAHPTLVEHGDEHGKYQIPRIRAARAVVRDTPGAYMPDQWNNPNNPAAHGATTAQEILADLDGDVHAVVCTTSSCGQITGIGRALRRAGIGCLTVAVDGRGSTAIGGPMGQHLLIGLGSGFTPGNFDRSVIDHAYWCGDADAFSTCRLLAAGEGLLLGGSSGAAVFIALRVAQLLGPGHNVVAVAPDGGDRYLDTIYDDAWIGAHDVDLATTVEQLRARLTDYTPFPGDRLAPWRHYPAATEPDAPKAVP; encoded by the coding sequence ATGAAGTACGACAGCATCACCGATCTCATCGGCGGCACCCCGCTGGTGCGGCTGCACCGGCTCACCCGGCCCTCGGACGCGGCGGTCTGGGTCAAACTCGAATGCCTCAACCCCAGCGGCAGCGTCAAGGCGCGCCCGGCGCTGGCCATGATCCGCGAGGCCCTGCGCACCGGCGAGCTCACCCCGGACGGCACCATCGTGGAGGCCACGTCCGGGAATCTGGGTATCGCGCTGGCCATGATCGGCGCCGCCCTCGGCATCCGCACCGAGATCATGGTCGACCCGCGCACCCCCCGGTTCAGCGTCGGCGCCATCGCCGCCTACGGGGCGCACCCCACCCTCGTCGAACACGGCGACGAACACGGCAAATACCAGATCCCGCGCATCCGCGCCGCCCGCGCCGTCGTCCGCGACACCCCGGGCGCGTACATGCCCGACCAGTGGAACAATCCGAACAATCCGGCCGCGCACGGCGCCACCACCGCGCAGGAGATCCTCGCCGATCTGGACGGCGACGTGCACGCGGTGGTGTGCACCACCAGCAGCTGCGGCCAGATCACCGGCATCGGGCGGGCGCTGCGGCGGGCCGGAATCGGTTGTCTCACAGTCGCTGTCGACGGCCGGGGCTCCACGGCCATCGGCGGGCCGATGGGACAGCATCTGCTGATCGGCCTCGGCTCCGGATTCACCCCGGGAAATTTCGACCGCAGCGTGATCGACCACGCCTACTGGTGCGGGGACGCCGACGCATTCTCCACCTGCCGGTTACTGGCCGCGGGCGAGGGCCTGCTGCTGGGCGGATCCTCCGGCGCCGCCGTGTTCATCGCCCTGCGGGTGGCGCAACTGCTGGGCCCGGGCCACAATGTGGTCGCCGTCGCCCCCGACGGCGGCGACCGATACCTGGACACCATCTACGACGACGCCTGGATCGGCGCCCACGACGTGGACCTCGCCACCACCGTCGAGCAGCTGCGCGCCCGCCTCACCGACTACACCCCGTTCCCCGGCGACCGGCTCGCACCGTGGCGGCACTATCCGGCCGCCACCGAGCCCGACGCGCCGAAAGCGGTGCCGTAG